The following nucleotide sequence is from Desulfurobacterium indicum.
CTGTCGGTTGCTTTACATTAAACATTTCCTTCACCGTATCCATATGAGCAAGGACTAAAGCCGAATCAAACTGATACATCCCGACATTAAAAATACCTACAACTTTAAAGCGGCCGGTTTTCGGAATATAACCGAAAGGCGTTTTTGTTCCCATTGGAGTAATAAGAGTTATAACGTCACCAACGGAAACGCCTATCGTATCTGCCAGAGTTTCACCTATTACCGCACCTCTTGGTGTTTTTTCAAAATTCTTCCAGCTACCCATAACAAGATGAGATGGAATATCCGTTATATCAGGCTCTTTGGAAGGAACACATCCCCTTAAAGTGCCTCCGGAAAATGAGTGAGTACCAGCAGAAACCATCACAGGAATATATATGAACGGTTCCACTCCTTTAACGTGAGAGAGAGCAGAAATCTTTTTTTCTGCCTCTCCATAAGAAGTTTTCAGCTCGGTTCCCATGACAATTATGTCTGCGTTACTGGCGAGAAGCCTCTCTTTTATGGCACTCTGAAACCCTGTCATAACAGAATTCACAATGATAAGAGCAGCCACTCCTACAACAACACCGAGTACAGCAATAAGAAAAACGAAAGAAAGGTAGCCACCTCCCCTTCGCGGTTTAACCGTTCTTAAAGAAAACCATTCTATAAGTTTATTCATCAGTCTCTTCTTCTTTTTTCTCCGGCTTTAACTGAGGAAATAAAAGCACCTCTCTTATTGAATCTTTATCTGTAAAGAGCATTGTAAGCCTGTCTATACCTATAC
It contains:
- a CDS encoding ABC transporter permease, which translates into the protein MNKLIEWFSLRTVKPRRGGGYLSFVFLIAVLGVVVGVAALIIVNSVMTGFQSAIKERLLASNADIIVMGTELKTSYGEAEKKISALSHVKGVEPFIYIPVMVSAGTHSFSGGTLRGCVPSKEPDITDIPSHLVMGSWKNFEKTPRGAVIGETLADTIGVSVGDVITLITPMGTKTPFGYIPKTGRFKVVGIFNVGMYQFDSALVLAHMDTVKEMFNVKQPTGLMVKLDNPDNVKLVERKIRKVLGPGFTVNDWISMNKSLFSALKLEKLAMFLILTLIVIVASFNISSLLMMNVNYRSKDIAILKTLGAQDGFILKIFMAQGFLIGIIGTVIGEILGIGISFLGEKYKLIALPPDVYYIDHLPFKLQASDCIIAGIAAILISVLATIYPAKKAAKTDPIKVLRAGEN